DNA from Thermococcus sp.:
CCTGACGCTCATCCTGACTCCCTACCTTGCCAAGGAAATGAAGAGGGCCGGAATTACGGGTAAGGATATTCACAAACTCAAACAACCAGAAATCGCTGAGATGGGAGGCTTGGCGATACTAATCGGACTCGCCATCACCATTCTTCCCTTTGCGAACTCTAGGGTATCCAAGGTACTCGCGGTCTTCCTCCTCTTTGGGCTGGTCGGGGTAATAGACGACCTCGTGGCGTTAAAGCAGTCACACAAGGTTCTCCTCTCGCTCCTTGCGGCGATTCCTGCCGCTTTCCTCGATGTCTCACCGATGGTGGACATCTTCGGCCACACTCTGAACCTCGGGACAGTTTACCATATCTTTGCCCTCCTCTTCATCGTCGGTTCCGCCAACCTAGTCAACCTGCTCGCCGGCTTCAACGGCATTGAGATTGGAACTTCGGCAATAGCACTAGGCTTTTTGGCGGCGATAACCGAAGGGCCGGTGAGAGTAGTTGCACTAACCGGTATGGGGGTTGCCCTTGGCTTCCTCTGGTGGAACAGATATCCCGCGAGGGTCTTCCCAGGTGATACGGGGACGCTGAGCATGGGTGCACTGATAGGTCTGGTCGGAATAATAGGGAAAGTCGAGGTCTACGCGGCCATTCTTTTGATACCCCACTTCATTGACTTCACGATAAAGGCCTTTGGAGTCCGCTTTGGGGTCAGAAAACACGGAAGAACGATGGTCCTGCCGGACGGAACGCTTCAGGCACCGCCGTACCCGAGCTTTTTAGGGACTATAATGAGAAAAGTACGCGTGAACGAGCCGAAGCTCGTCGCAATAGTCTGGGGAATCGAGTTCACTCTCGGGCTTCTCGTCCTTGCCCTTCGTCTATCACTTTGACCATCCCAAAGCCGTAACGCGTCTTTTCTCCAAAGCCGTTCTCGTAGCCGAAGCGGGCTATCTCCTTTGAGCCAGTATAGCGGAATATCATGAGGGAGCCGCGATAATAGGTGTCCTTAACGAGTATCCTGACGGGCTTAAACTTGACGACTTCTATGGCAAAGTCCTTTTCCTCGGGCATAGAGCCCACCATGGCAGAGTAGCGCATGAGCATTACTTTCCTAAGCTTATCGAAGAAGGCCTCTTCGTTGGGATAGAGATCCCATATTTTCATCTTATCGTCGTTAAGCTTGACCGTGCGCACCATTATGGGACTTAGCGTCGAGAAGAGAGCTCTCCCTCCGAGGGTAGGCTCCTTCAGGATTTTAACGTCCTCCGCGATGAAGGAAGCGTCGCCAATCTGAAGGGTCGGACTGTCGATGAAGCCCTCAACAACGGCCTTTATAATCTCCGCGGAGGAAGATGAGACGTAGAGGGAGACATCGTCAGAGAGAACCTTTATCCCCCTATCGGGCAAAAGCTCCCTCTTACGAACCATCATCCTCGAAAAGGTAAAGTAATCGACGTGGCTTACTTCCGCTTCATGAGCTATCTCGGGAGAAACTAGCGCTATCTTGCTCAGCAACTGATTGTAGACATCGTAGTTGTAGTTAAAGGGAAGGATAGTACCCTCCTCAACGGGTCTAAATTTGATTTCCACCCTCATTCTAACCCACCCCCTAATACACACCCTTAATCTCCGAGTTCTGGGTTAATAAGAATTTCGGAAAGTAAACTCCGAAAGGATTACCTTTTAAAAAAGTTCCAGAGAAGTGGAAATTTGGTAAGGAGATAGAAAAATGGACAAAGACAATAGAGTTAAAAAGGCCGGCATAGAATACCATAAAGAGAGGTGAGAGAGATGAGTGCCGAGAACATAGGTACTAAACCTGCAGATGATTATGATGATTACATCACATACCTAAAGAGAAGGATAAGGCAGCTTGAACTCCAAGTGAGGACGCTGGAAGCAGACAAGGAAAGGCTGGAAAGGGAGCTTTCACGCGTCAGAATGGAAATGTCGCGCCTCAAGCAACCACCGGCCTTCGCGGGAACGCTCCTTGAAACTCTAGACGATGACCGGGCAGTAGTGCAGAACTTTAACGGACCACGCTTTGTGGTCAGAATAGCACCGTGGATAGAGCGCGACAAGCTCAAGCCTGGCGCAAGGGTTGCCCTCGACCAGAGGACGATGGCAGTCGTGGAACTCCTACCGAGCGAGAAGGACCCGAGCGTCCTTGGCTTTGAGGTCATAGACAGACCAAGGGTCAGTTACAATGACATAGGTGGCCTTGACAAGCAACTTCAAGAGCTTAGAGAGACGATAGAACTCCCGCTCAAGCATCCTGATCT
Protein-coding regions in this window:
- a CDS encoding glycosyltransferase 4 family protein yields the protein MIAIAPLIGLTLTLILTPYLAKEMKRAGITGKDIHKLKQPEIAEMGGLAILIGLAITILPFANSRVSKVLAVFLLFGLVGVIDDLVALKQSHKVLLSLLAAIPAAFLDVSPMVDIFGHTLNLGTVYHIFALLFIVGSANLVNLLAGFNGIEIGTSAIALGFLAAITEGPVRVVALTGMGVALGFLWWNRYPARVFPGDTGTLSMGALIGLVGIIGKVEVYAAILLIPHFIDFTIKAFGVRFGVRKHGRTMVLPDGTLQAPPYPSFLGTIMRKVRVNEPKLVAIVWGIEFTLGLLVLALRLSL
- the cas6 gene encoding CRISPR-associated endoribonuclease Cas6, whose protein sequence is MRVEIKFRPVEEGTILPFNYNYDVYNQLLSKIALVSPEIAHEAEVSHVDYFTFSRMMVRKRELLPDRGIKVLSDDVSLYVSSSSAEIIKAVVEGFIDSPTLQIGDASFIAEDVKILKEPTLGGRALFSTLSPIMVRTVKLNDDKMKIWDLYPNEEAFFDKLRKVMLMRYSAMVGSMPEEKDFAIEVVKFKPVRILVKDTYYRGSLMIFRYTGSKEIARFGYENGFGEKTRYGFGMVKVIDEGQGREARE